In Dasypus novemcinctus isolate mDasNov1 chromosome 23, mDasNov1.1.hap2, whole genome shotgun sequence, the following proteins share a genomic window:
- the PGP gene encoding glycerol-3-phosphate phosphatase codes for MAAAAEAGGDDARCVRLSAERARALLADVDTLLFDCDGVLWRGEAAVPGAPEALQALRARGKRLGFITNNSSKTREAYAEKLRRLGFGGPAGPSADREVFGTAYCTALYLRQRLAGAPGPKAYVLGGPALAAELEAVGVACVGVGPEPLRGDGPGDWLDAPLEPDVRAVVVGFDPHFTYMKLVQAVRYLQRPGCLLVGTNMDNRLPLENGRFIAGTGCLVRAVEMAAQRQADIIGKPSRFIFDCVSQEYGVNPERTVMVGDRLDTDILLGVTCGLKTILTLTGVSTLEDVKSNQESDCVSKRRMVPDFYVDSIADLLPALQG; via the exons atggcggcggcggcggaggccGGCGGCGACGACGCCCGCTGCGTGCGGCTGAGCGCCGAGCGGGCCCGGGCGCTGCTGGCCGACGTGGACACGCTGCTGTTTGACTGCGACGGCGTGCTGTGGCGCGGCGAGGCGGCGGTGCCCGGCGCGCCCGAGGCCCTGCAGGCGCTACGGGCCCGCGGCAAGCGCCTGGGCTTCATCACCAACAACAGCAGCAAGACCCGCGAGGCCTACGCCGAAAAGCTGCGGCGCCTGGGCTTCGGCGGCCCGGCCGGGCCCAGCGCCGACCGCGAGGTCTTCGGCACGGCCTACTGCACGGCGCTCTACCTGCGCCAGCGCCTGGCGGGCGCGCCGGGCCCCAAGGCCTACGTGCTGGGCGGCCCGGCGCTGGCGGCCGAGCTGGAGGCTGTGGGCGTCGCCTGCGTGGGCGTGGGGCCCGAGCCGCTGCGGGGCGACGGCCCCGGCGACTGGCTGGACGCGCCGCTGGAGCCCGACGTGCGCGCCGTGGTGGTGGGCTTCGACCCGCACTTCACCTACATGAAGCTCGTCCAGGCCGTGCGCTACCTGCAGCGCCCCGGCTGCCTGCTCGTGGGCACCAACATGGACAACCGGCTCCCGCTGGAGAACGGCCGCTTCATCGCGG GCACCGGCTGCCTGGTGCGCGCCGTGGAGATGGCCGCCCAGCGCCAGGCCGACATCATCGGCAAGCCCAGCCGCTTCATCTTCGACTGCGTGTCCCAGGAGTACGGCGTCAACCCCGAGCGCACCGTCATGGTGGGAGACCGGTTGGACACGGACATCCTCCTGGGCGTCACCTGTGGCCTGAAGACCATCCTGACCCTCACTGGAGTCTCCACCCTCGAGGACGTCAAGAGCAATCAGGAAAGCGACTGCGTGTCCAAGAGAAGAATGGTGCCCGACTTCTATGTTGACAGCATAGCCGACCTTTTGCCTGCCCTTCAAGGTTAA